A stretch of Myxococcus hansupus DNA encodes these proteins:
- the thrS gene encoding threonine--tRNA ligase: MLDEHDHRALGQRLDLFHLQEEAPGMVFWHPRGLMLYRLLEEHVRQRMRREGYQEVRTPQIYAQPLWERSGHWENFRENMFLVEDGARHLGVKPVSCPGHIELVQRMAPSYRDLPLRLGEFGLVHRAEPGGALHGLFRLRQFTQDDGHIFCAGEQVVPEVVRFARSLRAFYAGFGFHDVQVAFSGRPAVRAGRDEVWDQAESWLLLAAKEAGLDCHLQPGEGAFYGPKLEFVLKDRLGRAWQCGTLQLDLVLPERFDLHYVDASGARVRPVMLHRALLGSLERFIGVLLEHHGGALPPWLAPEQVVVAAVGDAAADYAERFAAQLRESGCRASVDRRGESLSRKVLDAHAAGVPWLVVAGAKEMASGNVRLRQRDGAQRDVAWGVAVAELAAASRPAPDA, translated from the coding sequence ATGCTCGACGAACACGACCACCGCGCGCTGGGCCAGCGCCTGGACCTCTTCCACCTGCAGGAAGAGGCCCCTGGCATGGTGTTCTGGCACCCGCGTGGGTTGATGCTGTACCGGCTGCTGGAAGAGCACGTGCGCCAACGCATGCGGCGCGAGGGCTACCAGGAAGTCAGGACCCCTCAAATCTACGCGCAGCCGCTGTGGGAGCGCAGCGGCCACTGGGAGAACTTCCGGGAGAACATGTTCCTGGTGGAGGACGGCGCGCGGCACCTCGGCGTGAAGCCGGTGAGCTGCCCGGGCCACATCGAGTTGGTGCAGCGCATGGCGCCCAGCTACCGCGACCTGCCGCTGCGCCTGGGCGAGTTCGGCCTGGTGCACCGCGCCGAGCCCGGAGGCGCGCTCCACGGCCTGTTCCGCCTGCGCCAGTTCACCCAGGATGACGGGCACATCTTCTGCGCCGGGGAGCAGGTGGTGCCGGAGGTGGTCCGCTTCGCGCGCTCGCTGCGCGCCTTCTACGCGGGCTTCGGCTTCCACGACGTGCAGGTCGCCTTCTCCGGCAGGCCCGCGGTCCGCGCGGGGCGCGACGAGGTCTGGGACCAGGCGGAGTCCTGGCTGCTGCTCGCCGCGAAGGAGGCGGGGCTCGACTGCCACCTGCAACCGGGTGAAGGCGCCTTCTACGGGCCCAAGCTGGAGTTCGTGCTGAAAGACAGGCTGGGACGGGCGTGGCAGTGCGGGACCCTCCAACTGGACCTCGTGCTGCCCGAGCGCTTCGACCTCCATTACGTCGACGCGTCGGGAGCCCGCGTGCGTCCGGTGATGCTTCACCGCGCGCTGCTCGGCAGCCTGGAGCGCTTCATCGGGGTGTTGCTGGAGCACCACGGCGGCGCGCTCCCGCCCTGGCTTGCGCCTGAACAGGTGGTGGTGGCCGCCGTGGGTGACGCCGCCGCGGACTACGCGGAGCGCTTCGCCGCGCAGCTTCGTGAGTCAGGCTGCCGCGCCAGCGTGGACCGCCGGGGCGAGTCCCTGTCGCGCAAGGTCCTGGACGCCCACGCGGCGGGCGTCCCGTGGCTGGTGGTCGCGGGCGCGAAGGAGATGGCCAGCGGCAACGTCCGGCTGCGGCAGCGCGACGGCGCGCAGCGGGACGTGGCTTGGGGCGTGGCCGTGGCGGAGCTCGCCGCCGCGAGCCGCCCTGCTCCGGACGCATAG
- a CDS encoding CBS domain-containing protein, with the protein MPRKERAMRIGELMTKNLETIEAGESVRVAALRMRTCNIGSLPVLEKGQLVGMLTDRDIAVRSAALGQDPNTTPVREVMTSTVITCDANATLETAEQAMEEKMVRRLVVVDGDRRPIGLLSLDDLATVPEEVLHAGEVLERLQQA; encoded by the coding sequence ATGCCGAGGAAGGAACGTGCAATGCGGATTGGCGAGCTGATGACCAAGAACCTGGAGACCATCGAGGCGGGTGAGTCCGTTCGAGTCGCGGCCTTGAGGATGCGGACCTGCAACATCGGCTCACTGCCCGTGCTCGAAAAAGGGCAGCTCGTGGGCATGCTGACCGACCGGGACATCGCGGTCCGGTCCGCCGCCCTGGGACAGGACCCGAACACCACGCCGGTGCGCGAGGTGATGACATCCACCGTCATCACCTGCGACGCGAACGCGACGCTGGAGACGGCGGAGCAAGCCATGGAAGAGAAGATGGTGCGGCGCCTCGTCGTCGTGGACGGTGACCGGCGTCCCATCGGCCTCCTGAGTCTGGATGACCTGGCCACGGTGCCCGAGGAGGTCCTGCACGCCGGAGAGGTGCTGGAGCGGCTCCAGCAAGCCTGA
- the msrB gene encoding peptide-methionine (R)-S-oxide reductase MsrB, which translates to MVDKLILNDDEWRKRLSPQEYDVLRRHGTERPGSGCFLGTKTPGTYVCAGCGNPLFKAGTKFESGTGWPSFTQPVTADAVSEIQDVSHGMIRTEVRCARCDGHLGHVFPDGPPPTGLRYCMNSVSMKHVPEGQPLELVKA; encoded by the coding sequence ATGGTCGACAAGCTCATCCTCAATGACGACGAGTGGCGCAAGCGCCTGAGCCCTCAGGAGTACGACGTTCTCCGCAGGCACGGCACCGAGCGTCCGGGCTCTGGATGTTTCCTGGGCACGAAGACGCCCGGCACCTACGTCTGCGCGGGCTGCGGCAACCCGCTCTTCAAGGCGGGCACGAAGTTCGAATCCGGCACGGGCTGGCCGTCCTTCACGCAGCCGGTGACGGCCGACGCGGTGTCGGAAATCCAGGACGTGTCCCACGGGATGATTCGCACCGAGGTCCGCTGCGCGCGCTGCGACGGGCACCTCGGCCACGTCTTCCCCGACGGTCCGCCGCCCACGGGGCTTCGCTACTGCATGAACTCGGTGTCCATGAAGCACGTACCCGAAGGGCAACCGCTGGAGCTGGTGAAGGCGTAG
- the purL gene encoding phosphoribosylformylglycinamidine synthase, which yields MSSMHILRGAPALSEFRLAKLLAQCQERVPSVSSLHAEFVHFIDASAPLSSSDQTALSRLLDYGPRVASGARAGSLLLVMPRPGTISPWSSKATDIARNCGLADSVRRMERGTAFFIAGEGGQPLPDAELERLKPVLHDRMTQAVAGRLEDAAILFAEHTPRPFTTVDVLEGGRAALVTANRDLGLALADDEMDYLVARFTELKRNPTDVELMMFAQANSEHCRHKIFNASWTIDGKPQERSLFQAIKNTYVQHQEGVLGAYKDNAAVIEGFEVDRFFPSPESGEWGSVREPAHIMIKVETHNHPTAISPFPGAATGAGGEIRDEGATGRGARPKAGLTGFSVSHLRIPGLEQPWELPYGKPDRIVSALDIMVDGPLGGAAFNNEFGRPNLAGYFRSYEVQVPTPGGVEVRGYHKPIMIAGGLGNIRAPHVKKELLRSGDKLIVLGGPAMLIGLGGGAASSMAQGASAADLDFASVQRDNAEMERRCQEVIDRCWAMGEKNPIRSIHDVGAGGLSNAVPELAHDNDLGGRLELRAVPNAEPGMSPVEIWCNEAQERYVLGVAPEDLARFAALCERERAPFSVLGDATAEQTLKLSDSRFGDAPIDLPMDVLFGKAPRMHRDVTSRPVTYAPLKLEGSLKELSERVLSHPTVADKSFLITIGDRTVSGLSSRDQMVGPWQVPVADCAVTLSTVTGTTGEAMSMGERTPLALIDAAASARMAVGEAVTNIAAARIGKLSDVKLSANWMASAGSPGEDASLYAAVHAVGMELCPALGLTIPVGKDSMSMRTVWEDQGARKAVTAPVSLIISAFAPVLDVRKSLTPQWVEVAEDTRLLFIDLARGKQRLGGSVVAHVHGQVGPESPDVVDPALLHGFFAAVQALNDEGALLAYHDRSDGGLWATLCEMAFAGRCGFDVDVAVLGGDVTAALFNEELGAVVQVRAADVARVREVLAQQALGVQVHELGRPQPALEVRVRHGSDVLLSEDTLALRRIWSRVSHAMQKLRDNPSCADQESAARSDPTDPGLSPKLTFDPAQDVAAPYIAKGARPRVAVLREQGVNSQQEMAAAFTRAGFAAVDVHMSDILSGRVSLADFKGVMACGGFSYGDVLGAGGGWAKSILFNPRARDTFAAFFARSDSFGLGVCNGCQMMAQLKDIIPGAEHFPRFVRNASEQFEARLSLVEVAKTPSLFYQGMEGSQLLIVTSHGEGRAEYSSAEEAAKVNGLGLVTTRWVDNLGRVTETYPANPNGSPHGIAGLTTQDGRFTITMPHPERVHRSVQHSWRPREWGDDGPWMRMFRNARVWLG from the coding sequence ATGTCCAGCATGCACATCCTGCGTGGGGCCCCGGCCCTTTCTGAATTCAGGCTCGCCAAGCTCCTGGCCCAGTGCCAGGAGCGAGTGCCCTCCGTGTCGTCCCTGCACGCGGAGTTCGTGCACTTCATCGACGCTTCGGCGCCGCTCTCCTCGTCCGACCAGACCGCCCTGAGCCGGCTGCTCGACTACGGGCCTCGCGTGGCCTCGGGTGCCCGAGCGGGCAGCCTGCTGCTGGTGATGCCTCGGCCGGGCACCATCTCTCCCTGGTCCTCGAAGGCCACGGACATCGCGCGCAACTGCGGCCTCGCGGACAGCGTGCGGCGGATGGAGCGAGGCACCGCCTTCTTCATCGCCGGCGAAGGGGGCCAGCCGCTGCCCGACGCCGAGCTGGAGCGCCTGAAGCCGGTGCTGCACGACCGGATGACGCAGGCCGTGGCGGGGCGGCTGGAGGACGCGGCCATCCTGTTCGCGGAGCACACGCCCCGGCCCTTCACCACGGTGGATGTGCTGGAGGGCGGCCGCGCGGCGCTGGTGACCGCCAACCGCGACCTGGGCCTGGCCCTGGCCGATGACGAGATGGACTATCTGGTGGCGCGCTTCACCGAGCTGAAGCGCAACCCCACCGACGTCGAGCTGATGATGTTCGCGCAGGCCAACAGCGAGCACTGCCGGCACAAGATCTTCAACGCGAGCTGGACCATCGACGGCAAGCCGCAGGAGCGCTCGCTCTTCCAGGCCATCAAGAACACGTACGTCCAGCACCAGGAAGGCGTGCTCGGCGCCTACAAGGACAACGCGGCCGTCATCGAAGGCTTCGAGGTGGACCGCTTCTTCCCGTCCCCCGAATCCGGTGAGTGGGGCTCCGTGCGCGAGCCGGCCCACATCATGATCAAGGTGGAGACGCACAACCACCCGACGGCCATCTCGCCGTTCCCGGGCGCCGCCACGGGCGCGGGCGGTGAGATTCGCGACGAGGGCGCCACCGGGCGCGGTGCGCGTCCCAAGGCGGGCCTCACGGGCTTCAGCGTGAGCCACCTGCGCATCCCCGGCCTCGAGCAGCCCTGGGAGCTGCCCTACGGCAAGCCGGACCGCATCGTCTCCGCGCTGGACATCATGGTGGATGGGCCCCTGGGCGGCGCCGCGTTCAACAACGAGTTTGGCCGGCCGAACCTCGCGGGCTACTTCCGCAGCTATGAGGTGCAGGTCCCCACGCCCGGCGGCGTGGAGGTGCGCGGCTACCACAAGCCCATCATGATCGCCGGCGGCCTTGGCAACATCCGGGCGCCGCACGTGAAGAAGGAGCTGCTGCGCTCCGGTGACAAGCTCATCGTCCTGGGCGGCCCCGCGATGCTCATCGGCTTGGGCGGTGGCGCGGCGTCGTCCATGGCGCAGGGCGCGAGCGCCGCGGACCTCGACTTCGCCTCCGTGCAGCGTGACAACGCGGAGATGGAGCGGCGCTGCCAGGAGGTCATCGACCGCTGCTGGGCCATGGGGGAGAAGAACCCCATCCGCTCCATCCACGACGTGGGCGCGGGCGGCCTGTCCAACGCGGTGCCGGAGCTGGCGCACGACAACGATTTGGGCGGACGCCTGGAGCTGCGCGCGGTGCCCAACGCGGAGCCGGGCATGTCCCCGGTGGAGATCTGGTGCAACGAGGCGCAGGAGCGCTACGTCCTCGGCGTGGCCCCGGAGGACCTGGCTCGCTTCGCGGCCCTGTGCGAGCGCGAGCGCGCCCCCTTCTCGGTGCTGGGGGATGCCACCGCCGAGCAGACGCTGAAGCTGTCGGATTCGCGGTTCGGCGACGCGCCCATCGACCTGCCCATGGACGTGCTGTTCGGCAAGGCGCCTCGCATGCACCGCGACGTGACGTCGCGCCCGGTGACCTACGCGCCGTTGAAGCTGGAGGGCTCGCTGAAGGAGCTGTCCGAGCGTGTGCTGAGCCACCCGACGGTGGCGGACAAGTCATTCCTCATCACGATTGGCGACCGCACGGTGTCCGGCCTCAGCAGCCGCGACCAGATGGTGGGGCCGTGGCAGGTGCCGGTGGCGGACTGCGCGGTGACGCTGTCCACCGTGACGGGCACCACGGGTGAGGCCATGTCCATGGGCGAGCGTACGCCGCTGGCCCTCATCGACGCGGCGGCCTCGGCGCGCATGGCGGTGGGCGAGGCGGTCACCAACATCGCGGCGGCGCGCATCGGCAAGCTGTCCGATGTGAAGCTGTCGGCCAACTGGATGGCCTCGGCGGGCAGCCCGGGCGAGGACGCGAGCCTCTATGCCGCCGTGCATGCCGTGGGCATGGAGCTGTGCCCGGCGCTGGGGCTCACCATCCCCGTGGGCAAGGACTCGATGTCCATGCGCACCGTCTGGGAGGACCAGGGCGCGCGCAAGGCCGTGACGGCGCCGGTGTCGCTCATCATCTCCGCGTTCGCGCCGGTGCTGGACGTGCGCAAGTCGCTCACGCCGCAGTGGGTGGAGGTGGCGGAGGACACGCGCCTGCTGTTCATCGACCTGGCGCGCGGGAAGCAGCGGCTGGGCGGCTCCGTGGTGGCGCATGTCCACGGGCAGGTGGGGCCGGAGAGCCCGGACGTGGTGGACCCGGCGCTGCTGCACGGCTTCTTCGCGGCGGTGCAGGCGCTCAACGACGAAGGCGCGCTGCTGGCGTACCATGACCGCTCCGACGGCGGCCTCTGGGCCACGTTGTGCGAGATGGCCTTCGCCGGACGCTGTGGCTTCGACGTGGACGTGGCGGTGCTGGGCGGCGACGTGACGGCGGCCCTCTTCAACGAGGAGCTGGGCGCGGTGGTGCAGGTGCGCGCGGCGGACGTGGCGCGCGTGCGCGAGGTGCTGGCGCAGCAGGCGCTGGGGGTTCAGGTCCACGAGCTGGGGCGGCCTCAGCCGGCGCTGGAAGTGCGCGTGCGGCACGGGAGCGACGTGCTGCTGTCCGAGGACACGCTGGCCCTTCGCCGCATCTGGTCGCGTGTCAGCCACGCGATGCAGAAGCTGCGCGACAACCCGTCCTGCGCGGACCAGGAGTCCGCCGCGCGGAGCGACCCGACGGACCCGGGCCTGTCGCCGAAGTTGACCTTCGACCCGGCGCAGGACGTGGCGGCGCCGTACATCGCGAAGGGGGCGCGGCCCCGCGTGGCCGTGCTTCGCGAGCAGGGCGTCAACAGCCAGCAGGAGATGGCCGCGGCCTTCACGCGCGCGGGCTTCGCGGCGGTGGATGTCCACATGAGCGACATCTTGAGCGGGCGCGTGTCGCTGGCGGACTTCAAGGGTGTGATGGCGTGCGGCGGCTTCTCCTACGGAGACGTCCTGGGCGCGGGAGGCGGGTGGGCGAAGTCCATCCTCTTCAATCCGCGGGCACGGGACACGTTCGCCGCCTTCTTCGCGCGGTCGGACAGCTTCGGCCTGGGCGTGTGCAACGGCTGCCAGATGATGGCGCAGCTCAAGGACATCATCCCGGGCGCGGAGCACTTCCCCCGCTTCGTGCGCAACGCCTCCGAGCAGTTCGAGGCGCGGCTGTCCCTGGTCGAGGTCGCCAAGACGCCCTCGCTGTTCTACCAGGGCATGGAGGGCAGCCAGTTGCTCATCGTCACCTCGCACGGCGAGGGCCGGGCGGAGTACTCCAGCGCGGAGGAGGCCGCGAAGGTCAACGGGCTGGGCCTGGTGACGACGCGCTGGGTGGACAACCTCGGCCGCGTGACGGAGACGTATCCCGCGAACCCGAATGGCTCTCCGCACGGCATCGCGGGCCTGACGACGCAGGATGGTCGCTTCACCATCACCATGCCGCACCCGGAGCGCGTCCACCGCTCCGTGCAGCATTCGTGGCGTCCGCGCGAGTGGGGCGACGACGGCCCGTGGATGCGCATGTTCCGCAACGCCCGCGTCTGGCTGGGCTGA
- a CDS encoding metal-dependent hydrolase: protein MAPSPDAGRIQPRLHLKFPFDSSFPRIWHRNGPGSTHLWNGLNMLFPQGERFFVRSVNYYLPQLGDAPELRSQVKAFFAQEGKHAREHQDYIELLESQGFELQGFMRRYESFLWTFIHGALSPALRLSITAALEHYTALMGEHTLRLGVFADGHPAMRNLIEWHAAEEIEHKAVAFDVLKKVAPGYGLRVLGMVLGVTSLFALWLAATVTLLRQERGLGWMGLLRELWRAHKKDPVLFRVLGGGLTQYLRPSFHPLDNDNLALARAHLAKLEAPAEPMPEREAA, encoded by the coding sequence ATGGCCCCATCCCCCGACGCCGGACGCATCCAGCCTCGACTCCATTTGAAGTTCCCCTTCGATTCGAGCTTCCCCCGCATCTGGCATCGCAATGGCCCTGGCTCCACCCACCTGTGGAACGGGCTCAACATGCTCTTCCCCCAGGGCGAGCGCTTCTTCGTGCGCAGCGTCAACTACTACCTGCCGCAACTGGGTGACGCGCCGGAACTGCGCTCGCAGGTGAAGGCATTCTTCGCGCAGGAGGGCAAACACGCGCGCGAGCACCAGGACTACATCGAGCTGCTGGAGTCGCAGGGGTTCGAGCTTCAGGGCTTCATGCGGCGCTACGAGTCCTTCCTCTGGACCTTCATCCACGGGGCGCTGTCCCCCGCGCTGCGCCTGTCCATCACCGCCGCGCTGGAGCACTACACGGCGTTGATGGGTGAGCACACGCTGCGGCTGGGCGTGTTCGCGGACGGGCACCCGGCGATGCGCAACCTCATCGAATGGCATGCCGCGGAGGAGATCGAGCACAAGGCCGTGGCGTTCGATGTGCTGAAGAAGGTGGCGCCGGGCTATGGGTTGCGCGTGCTCGGCATGGTGCTGGGCGTGACGTCGCTCTTCGCGCTGTGGCTGGCGGCCACGGTGACGTTGCTGCGGCAGGAGCGGGGGTTGGGGTGGATGGGCCTGCTGCGGGAGTTGTGGCGGGCGCACAAGAAGGACCCGGTGTTGTTTCGCGTGTTGGGCGGCGGCCTGACGCAGTACCTGCGCCCGTCCTTCCATCCGTTGGACAACGACAATCTGGCCCTGGCGCGGGCCCACCTCGCGAAGTTGGAGGCCCCCGCCGAGCCGATGCCGGAACGCGAGGCCGCGTAG
- a CDS encoding DUF2383 domain-containing protein, whose product MASTNKDVETLNSFLRGEISAVETYRQARGHVTDDLARDALDYCQQDHEHRVEEIRERILRMGGEPAEGSGIWGTFAKLVQGGADMLGEKAAIQALEEGEDHGLADYQRDADQVHGEARRFVRMELIPAQKRTHERLSRLKRTIH is encoded by the coding sequence ATGGCGAGCACGAACAAGGACGTCGAGACGCTGAACTCGTTCCTTCGCGGTGAAATCTCCGCGGTGGAGACCTATCGCCAGGCGCGCGGGCACGTCACCGACGACCTGGCGCGCGACGCGCTGGATTACTGCCAGCAGGACCACGAGCACCGCGTGGAGGAGATTCGCGAGCGCATCCTCAGGATGGGCGGTGAGCCCGCGGAGGGCTCCGGCATCTGGGGCACCTTCGCCAAGCTCGTCCAGGGCGGCGCGGACATGCTGGGCGAGAAGGCCGCCATCCAAGCCCTGGAGGAAGGGGAGGACCACGGCCTGGCCGACTACCAACGGGACGCGGACCAGGTCCACGGTGAGGCCCGCCGCTTCGTGCGCATGGAGCTGATTCCCGCCCAGAAGCGGACCCATGAGCGCCTGAGTCGCCTCAAGCGCACGATTCACTAA
- a CDS encoding phosphoadenylyl-sulfate reductase: MSSPLPHATPAQALLAEAEAAHLKTASAEQVLAWTEQRFGANAAIASSFGVEDMVLIDLARQHAPSLHIFTLDTGRLPPETYELIEVVRKRYGVTVETYFPEREQVETLESTKGCFSFRQSLEARKECCAIRKVAPLKRALSSRQAWVTGLRREQSVTRTAVETLELDGAHGLLKLNPLAAWSTRDIWTYVQTQGVPYNALHDRGYPSIGCAPCTRAVKPYEDERAGRWWWESADKRECGLHPVR; this comes from the coding sequence ATGTCCTCTCCATTGCCGCATGCCACACCCGCGCAAGCCCTGCTCGCGGAAGCCGAAGCCGCGCACCTGAAGACCGCCTCCGCGGAGCAGGTGCTCGCGTGGACCGAGCAGCGCTTCGGCGCGAACGCGGCCATCGCCTCCAGCTTCGGCGTGGAGGACATGGTCCTCATCGACCTGGCGCGCCAGCACGCGCCCAGCCTGCACATCTTCACGCTCGACACCGGCCGCCTCCCACCGGAGACGTACGAGCTCATCGAGGTGGTCCGGAAGCGCTACGGCGTCACCGTGGAGACGTATTTCCCCGAGCGCGAGCAGGTGGAGACGCTCGAGTCCACGAAGGGCTGCTTCTCCTTCCGTCAGAGCCTGGAGGCGCGGAAGGAATGTTGCGCCATCCGGAAGGTGGCGCCGCTCAAGCGCGCGTTGTCCAGCCGCCAGGCCTGGGTGACGGGGCTGCGCCGCGAGCAGTCCGTCACCCGCACGGCCGTGGAGACACTGGAGCTGGACGGAGCCCACGGGCTGCTCAAGCTCAACCCCCTGGCCGCGTGGTCCACCCGAGACATCTGGACCTACGTGCAGACGCAGGGCGTGCCCTACAACGCGCTCCATGACCGCGGCTACCCGTCCATCGGCTGCGCCCCCTGCACGCGCGCGGTGAAGCCGTACGAGGACGAACGCGCGGGCCGCTGGTGGTGGGAGTCCGCGGACAAGCGCGAGTGCGGCCTGCACCCGGTCCGGTGA
- a CDS encoding precorrin-2 dehydrogenase/sirohydrochlorin ferrochelatase family protein, which produces MRAAHLDYAVCLRLEGRHVLLVGGGAIAEGRALAVLDAGARLRVIAPETTPTLRQWAEEGRLEWLPRRYQSGDVRGHHLVLAATDDTTVGPRVAAEARALGVWVNTADEPELCDFTLPSVGRRGPITIAVSTAGQAPALASHLREVLTAQVARHHVWRARLSGWLREHLPRGRERQRLLKDVATGDIGARLARGERKAAGALLRAGLKPWKTSGETP; this is translated from the coding sequence ATGCGCGCCGCTCACCTGGATTACGCCGTCTGCTTGCGACTGGAGGGCCGTCACGTCCTCCTCGTCGGAGGTGGCGCCATCGCCGAAGGCCGTGCCCTCGCGGTGCTCGACGCGGGCGCGCGCCTGCGCGTCATCGCGCCGGAGACCACGCCCACGCTGCGCCAGTGGGCCGAGGAAGGCCGGCTGGAGTGGCTGCCCCGCCGCTACCAGTCGGGCGACGTCCGTGGGCATCACCTCGTGCTCGCCGCCACGGATGACACCACCGTGGGCCCGCGAGTGGCCGCCGAGGCCCGCGCGCTGGGCGTCTGGGTCAACACCGCGGACGAGCCCGAGCTGTGTGACTTCACCCTGCCCTCCGTGGGACGGCGGGGTCCCATCACCATCGCCGTGTCCACCGCGGGGCAGGCCCCCGCGCTCGCGAGCCATCTGCGCGAAGTGCTCACGGCCCAGGTGGCGCGGCACCACGTCTGGCGCGCGCGGCTCAGCGGTTGGCTGCGCGAGCACCTGCCCCGAGGCCGGGAGCGCCAGCGGCTGTTGAAGGACGTGGCGACAGGCGACATCGGCGCACGGCTGGCACGCGGCGAGCGCAAGGCCGCGGGGGCCCTGCTCCGCGCGGGGCTGAAGCCCTGGAAGACTTCGGGAGAGACACCATGA
- the cobA gene encoding uroporphyrinogen-III C-methyltransferase — translation MREQMKGRVYLVGAGPGDPELLTLRAARVLREADTVVHDRLIHPAVLEHARPHARIIYVGKEGGGDSVSQEEIHVILIAQALLGRRVVRLKGGDAFVFGRGGEEALALEEAGVPYEVVPGITAGTAVPAAAAIPVTHRGISGAVTFATAHRGGTPPDWDFLARAQTLVLYMAGHRLEETAHALMTSGRAASTPAAVVEAGTWEHQRVVEAPLGRIAEQVKQEALGSPSLLIVGEVVSLRSRLPSLVARGTPREAHTPARVAEGGHE, via the coding sequence ATGAGAGAGCAGATGAAAGGCCGCGTGTATCTGGTCGGCGCGGGCCCGGGAGACCCGGAGCTGCTGACCTTGCGCGCCGCGCGCGTGCTGCGGGAGGCGGACACCGTCGTCCACGACCGGCTCATCCATCCCGCGGTGCTGGAGCATGCACGGCCCCACGCTCGCATCATCTACGTGGGCAAGGAGGGCGGCGGTGACTCCGTCAGCCAGGAGGAGATTCACGTCATCCTCATCGCGCAGGCCCTGCTGGGCCGCCGCGTCGTCCGACTCAAGGGCGGCGACGCCTTCGTCTTCGGGCGCGGCGGCGAGGAGGCCCTCGCGCTGGAGGAAGCGGGCGTCCCGTATGAAGTGGTGCCCGGCATCACCGCTGGCACCGCTGTTCCCGCCGCGGCGGCCATTCCCGTCACGCACCGGGGCATCTCCGGCGCGGTGACCTTCGCCACCGCCCACCGGGGTGGCACCCCGCCGGATTGGGACTTCCTCGCCAGGGCCCAGACGTTGGTCCTCTACATGGCCGGGCACCGGCTGGAGGAGACGGCCCATGCACTGATGACGTCCGGACGCGCGGCCTCGACGCCCGCGGCGGTGGTGGAGGCGGGCACGTGGGAACATCAACGGGTGGTGGAGGCGCCGCTGGGCCGCATCGCCGAGCAGGTGAAGCAGGAAGCGCTGGGCTCGCCCTCGCTGCTCATCGTGGGCGAGGTCGTCTCGCTGCGCTCACGGCTTCCATCGTTGGTGGCGCGGGGCACGCCACGAGAGGCGCACACGCCCGCGCGCGTGGCGGAGGGTGGTCATGAGTGA
- the cysD gene encoding sulfate adenylyltransferase subunit CysD, which produces MSESAFARMSHLSELEAESIHILRETVAEFANPVMLYSIGKDSQVLLHLARKAFHPAPLPFPLLHVDTTWKFRDMYAFRDAFVARHGLRLLVHQNQRALTDGINPFDHGSQKYTHAMKTQALLEALAQHGFDAAFGGARRDEEKSRAKERVFSFRDRHGQWDPRRQRPEVWNLFNGRVDAGESMRVFPLSNWTELDVWHYVLRERIPVVPLYFAAERPVIDRGGTLLMVDDERMRLRPGEKPELRRVRFRTLGCYPLSGAIESSATTVESVIHEMVNARQSERQGRLIDHDEEGSMELKKREGYF; this is translated from the coding sequence ATGAGTGAAAGTGCATTCGCGCGCATGTCGCACCTGTCGGAGCTGGAAGCGGAGAGCATCCACATCCTCCGCGAGACGGTGGCCGAGTTCGCCAACCCGGTGATGCTCTACAGCATCGGCAAGGACTCGCAGGTGCTGCTGCACCTGGCGCGCAAGGCGTTCCATCCCGCGCCGCTGCCCTTCCCGCTGCTCCACGTGGACACCACCTGGAAGTTCCGGGACATGTACGCGTTCCGGGACGCCTTCGTGGCGCGTCATGGGCTGCGCCTTCTCGTCCACCAGAACCAGCGCGCCCTGACCGACGGCATCAACCCCTTCGACCACGGCAGCCAGAAGTACACGCACGCCATGAAGACGCAGGCCCTGCTGGAGGCGCTGGCCCAGCATGGCTTCGACGCGGCCTTCGGGGGCGCACGCCGCGACGAGGAGAAGTCCCGGGCCAAGGAGCGCGTGTTCTCGTTCCGGGACCGGCATGGCCAATGGGACCCGCGCCGTCAGCGCCCGGAGGTGTGGAACCTCTTCAACGGCCGCGTCGACGCGGGGGAGAGCATGCGCGTCTTCCCGCTGTCCAACTGGACGGAGCTGGACGTGTGGCACTACGTGCTGCGCGAGCGCATCCCCGTGGTGCCGCTGTACTTCGCGGCGGAGCGTCCGGTGATTGACCGGGGCGGCACGCTGCTGATGGTGGACGACGAGCGCATGCGGCTGCGGCCCGGTGAGAAGCCCGAGCTGCGGCGTGTGCGCTTCCGCACGCTGGGCTGCTACCCGCTGAGCGGCGCCATCGAGTCCTCCGCCACCACGGTGGAGAGCGTCATCCACGAGATGGTGAACGCCCGTCAGTCCGAACGGCAGGGGCGGCTCATCGACCACGACGAAGAGGGCTCCATGGAGCTCAAGAAGCGCGAGGGCTACTTCTGA